The Leishmania panamensis strain MHOM/PA/94/PSC-1 chromosome 32 sequence genome window below encodes:
- a CDS encoding hypothetical protein (TriTrypDB/GeneDB-style sysID: LpmP.32.0320) has product MRLSTRDANAQGRLSKSPCIPPSQVDVGVLCASREAWPPLLPSFSREAVEAMNRFVQGFICKRIEYRCGQLSAADYEEAFLPRWVRMAEHRTDLMEGFFAQHGSRLSEEAFHQLFGAFEKMQSALRDARQESGGVVEGCHDKRISFARPVAHRLIRRSRDRFSLRSVADADESVDLSHFSPSSCPISAADAWRDSLQPGSSSPVPGGPVLSVSSVSEIADADDVCTVVLPVEESADGDHFTGRASGVYYGDLFRSAGSSASSISDSSHAAATMTFPLSVKRDSLEGGAEFAEALLQVCRGPVRRAATWRRLWLRCFYHCILPAMVVLFVAAHYWDTMQLYLRL; this is encoded by the coding sequence ATGCGACTCTCCACTCGCGATGCCAACGCCCAGGGAAGACTGAGCAAGTCACCCTgcatccctccctctcaaGTGGATGTGGGCGTATTATGCGCGTCGAGAGAGGCGTGGCCGCCACTTTTGCCCAGCTTTAgcagggaggcggtggaggctaTGAATCGATTTGTCCAGGGATTTATCTGCAAGCGCATCGAGTACCGCTGCGGCCAGCTCTCCGCTGCGGACTACGAGGAGGCGTTTCTACCGCGGTGGGTGCGTATGGCGGAGCACCGCACCGACCTCATGGAGGGTTTCTTTGCccagcacggcagccgcctTAGTGAGGAGGCGTTCCACCAGCTCTTTGGCGCCTTCGAGAAGATGCAGAGCGCCTTGCGTGATGCGCGGCAGGAGTCTGGCGGTGTCGTGGAGGGTTGTCACGACAAGCGCATCTCTTTTGCGCGGCCGGTGGCGCATCGCCTCATCCGCCGCTCCCGCGATCGTTTCTCACTCCGCAGCGTCGCTGACGCCGACGAAAGCGTGGACCTTAGCCACTTTTCTCCTTCATCTTGTCCAAtcagcgctgccgacgcgTGGCGAGACTCGCTGCAGCCTGGTAGCTCCTCTCCTGTCCCCGGCGGGCCGGTGCTGAGCGTGAGCAGCGTGTCAGAGATTGCCGACGCGGACGACGTGTGTACCGTCGTGCtgccggtggaggagagcgccgATGGAGACCACTTCACAGGTCGTGCCAGCGGCGTGTACTACGGCGACCTCTTCCGCTCCGCTGGCAGTTCCGCGAGCAGCATTAGCGACAGTAGCCACGCAGCTGCGACCATGACCTTCCCCCTTTCAGTGAAGAGGGACAGCTTGGAAGGCGGCGCCGAGTTTGCTGAGGCCCTGCTGCAGGTGTGCCGCgggccggtgcggcgggcCGCAACGTGGCGACGGCTGTGGCTTCGCTGCTTTTACCATTGCATTCTCCCAGCTATGGTGGTGCTTTTTGTTGCCGCTCACTACTGGGACACAATGCAGCTGTATCTGCGGCTATAG
- a CDS encoding hypothetical protein (TriTrypDB/GeneDB-style sysID: LpmP.32.0340), which yields MSLFVANTLEHEGQVKKSLIAAHKCKPLLATVWVNPPSVLITNNEGDTLAPVTEPVGSTGRTQQPTALAWHPNEALLVIGWSNGTMSLWAMPLASSLALGEDDTSAATSSAVQLIAARAATQSDVEGAVHEHGAGAVLAVEWSTQGLYLVSASQQRHVVMWALEQTDTETGVNFKLKSLWSVQASESVVRIIHVPGHAAYPSMTVNAHNGASAAATAEGDDDDMSFLLADGSTSVAAINEEQQLFPCVTQQEAIVSVLYDPESRILITLSTSYMIEVYRISEDIKGTSTLRRKLFTTPTTAAATGEQIAMSMVWASPGVVAFGGGDDRLRVFGISSESMDVLSLPQPDLHVSCLATYTTKGIMTVGTVEGVLVVFQRRAACLPPSGHAPALREPAAVSSLFAAAASVASQWEALAIHQVGKFVDRVVFTALGDMALCRGGSELQVLHETIRKRSWDGVAAATQISADMVVIESVTGCQCLLRSKGSVRGLSIAFPNIALWNGSQIDLYAINEATSEFTLVNFVPTMSPAFAMHRDGLIYVKGNRVVFETMQLAPIAQMTFTASEGVPVIIDIMNDYLVAVSSKKYLRLARVSSRDLQQIGPARPLTFWSASQPTASDSASGASAAAPSVAKDAKALEISVAAARVNAQGRRVALMTSLGPLALPDTRVWVYDSDTDKMSSFDFSTRNEMPNSVYWNTPEPNTSTVGEFEYILLACETHQVHKEEKTAPEEVMTPKASVDGINADKSHDRPAGQENLPEALPNMENYAEKKAKLEEARRGSVGATNYVAQRAHNIVTLFATHHGLVVQNVASMRRYQICLVGLTIPDFLLASVKINGNPSAAEDYVIEQKRLRDFEGLKSDKDVAVREALMKFSYYSTIGNMDEAYRCVKNIKNPAAWQGLARLCVTSGRLDVAAVCLSTMEDCVAARALREAREDYPDDQGVQLAALALGLGMTEEAEELLRKSKRYDLMTDVYMAWGKFEHAQRHTERFDRVRIRPVAYKYAQFMESLQNMDAAIMWYYNAKCAGTDVPRIFFQTNRMHELRQLMVTQSQPLSPSASTNGSTEQSLHDERQSVFAAIFPQNRDLLLWWAQHSERRRNVQEALRFYHAGEDVYNIVRILCLLTPPKLDSAVQLVSKEIDKARTRFQQQQAFAAAPARLGDNEQGEPDPVGAAYFVGQLYERQGDGTRALQYYQAAGAYRSGVRVAWQAGQYGVVVNLAMKSSDERLMLEMAMALERQQAYDKAVQLYRRIGAVQCALDACVRGGLYETLHEVSTDFASGSTDPAVFLGMADHFQSEGDYQKAVEMLLFAKHYDEALKLCETRSVTLTEEMAESMTSDVGKLSMEERQALLRKVAHIAKDQGSWSLACKRYTQAGDRVKAMKMLMRGGETEKVIFFANHSRNTEIYTMAANFLQSQGWSTDANIYKSIILFYTKAKAWMSLLVFYESCAQLQIDENRNYPEALRALEDCISMVEGGPAGKASIGNEKVEQLKRRAEVLKTFVKAQKTVDSMVAADRGSVAEKAKAESVIASCSDIIKRSRPASQDHQLIHDALRIGDVFALMVRFYFDKLGEPNNALKVMESMPKHGTDPQLFIEMDYMERVCQANGKSLANVLPGMMAGGTHGAGWEGDRNMGTDTRRSSVIDEVDRAA from the coding sequence ATGTCTCTTTTCGTGGCAAACACTCTCGAGCACGAGGGGCAGGTGAAGAAAAGCCTCATCGCTGCGCACAAGTGCAAACCGCTTCTCGCCACCGTGTGGGTGAATCCGCCCTCAGTGCTTATCACGAATAATGAGGGTGATACGCTGGCACCGGTGACAGAGCCGGTCGGCTCGACGGGACGGACACAGCAGCCGACGGCGTTGGCGTGGCACCCCAACGAGGCGCTTCTCGTGATCGGGTGGAGCAACGGGACAATGAGCCTATGGGCGATGCCATTGGCAAGCAGCCTAGCTTTAGGCGAAGACGACACCTCAGCAGCCacaagcagcgctgtgcagctCATCGCGGCACGGGCGGCTACGCAGAGTGACGTGGAGGGCGCGGTGCACGAACACGGCGCCGGTGCAGTGCTGGCCGTGGAGTGGTCGACGCAGGGCCTGTACCTCGTCTCCGCATCACAGCAACGCCATGTGGTGATGTGGGCGCTGGAGCAGACTGACACCGAGACGGGCGTCAACTTTAAGCTGAAGTCCCTGTGGTCCGTTCAGGCGAGCGAGTCGGTTGTGCGCATCATTCACGTTCCTGGCCACGCCGCCTACCCTTCAATGACGGTCAATGCGCACAATGGCGcttccgctgccgctactgcagAGGGCGACGATGATGACATGAGTTTTCTTCTCGCCgacggcagcacctcggTGGCGGCCATcaacgaggagcagcagctttTTCCATGCGTAACGCAGCAGGAGGCAATTGTGTCGGTGCTTTACGACCCCGAAAGTCGTATCCTCATTACACTTAGCACCAGCTACATGATTGAGGTGTATCGGATAAGCGAAGACATCAAGGGTACCTCGACTCTGCGGCGCAAATTATTCACCACCCctaccaccgctgccgcgacAGGCGAGCAGATTGCCATGTCAATGGTGTGGGCGTCACCCGGTGTCGTGGcctttggcggcggcgacgatcGCCTGCGCGTTTTTGGCATCTCAAGCGAGTCGATGGATGTGCTGTCGCTCCCGCAGCCGGACCTCCACGTGTCGTGCTTGGCGACCTACACCACGAAAGGCATCATGACTGTCGGTACTGTGGAGGGCGTTCTGGTGGTCTttcagcgccgcgccgcgtgCCTTCCACCAAGCGGTCATGCCCCAGCGCTGAGAGAACCGGCGGCTGTCTCTTCCCTgttcgctgcggctgccagCGTAGCGAGCCAGTGGGAGGCGCTGGCGATACACCAGGTTGGCAAGTTTGTTGACCGAGTCGTCTTCACAGCTCTCGGCGACATGGCGTTGTGTCGTGGTGGCTCGGAGTtgcaggtgctgcacgaGACCATCCGCAAGCGTTCCTGGGACGGGGTTGCCGCCGCGACGCAGATTTCGGCGGACATGGTGGTGATTGAGAGTGTCACGGGGTGCCAGtgcctgctgcgcagcaaAGGCAGCGTGCGTGGGCTGTCAATCGCGTTCCCCAACATCGCCCTCTGGAACGGATCGCAGATCGATCTCTACGCCATCAACGAGGCCACGTCTGAGTTCACCTTGGTGAACTTTGTGCCGACGATGAGTCCCGCCTTTGCCATGCACCGTGACGGCCTCATCTACGTCAAGGGCAATCGTGTTGTTTTCGAGACGATGCAGCTCGCTCCCATTGCACAGATGACCTTCACCGCGTCTGAAGGTGTGCCAGTGATCATCGATATCATGAACGACTACCTCGTCGCGGTGTCGTCCAAGAAATACCTGCGGCTTGCCCGTGTCTCGTCGCGCGATTTGCAACAAATTGGGCCCGCTCGTCCACTGACGTTTTGGAGTGCATCACAGCCAACTGCCTCGGACTCCGCCAGCggtgcatcagcagcggcgccatctGTCGCCAAGGACGCCAAGGCGCTGGAGATATcggtcgctgcggcgcgtgTGAACGCACAAGGTCGTCGAGTTGCCTTGATGACCAGCCTTGGCCCCCTCGCCCTGCCTGATACGCGCGTTTGGGTGTACGACTCTGACACCGACAAGATGTCATCGTTTGACTTCTCTACCCGCAACGAGATGCCAAACTCAGTCTACTGGAACACCCCGGAGCCGAACACAAGCACTGTCGGCGAGTTTGAGTACATTCTCCTTGCCTGCGAGACGCACCAGGTTcacaaggaggagaagacggCACCAGAAGAGGTGATGACGCCAAAGGCCAGTGTGGACGGCATCAACGCCGACAAGAGCCACGATCGCCCGGCCGGGCAGGAGAACCTTCCTGAGGCGTTGCCGAACATGGAGAACTACGCGGAGAAGAAGGCtaagctggaggaggcgcgccgcGGGTCAGTTGGTGCCACGAACTACGTTGCCCAGCGCGCGCACAACATCGTCACGCTGTTTGCGACGCACCACGGGCTGGTTGTGCAGAACGTCGCGTCGATGCGGCGCTATCAAATATGCCTGGTTGGCCTCACCATTCCCgacttcctcctcgcctctgtGAAGATCAACGGCAATCCGAGTGCTGCGGAGGACTATGTGATTGAGCAGAAGCGGCTGCGCGACTTTGAGGGACTGAAGTCGGACAAGGACGTGGCGGTGCGGGAAGCGTTGATGAAGTTTAGCTACTATTCGACCATTGGCAACATGGACGAGGCGTACCGGTGCGTCAAGAACATCAAGAACCCGGCGGCGTGGCAAGGGCTGGCTCGCCTGTGCGTGACGAGCGGACGCCTCGatgtggcggcggtgtgctTGTCTACGATGGAGGACTGCGTCGCCGCACGTGCCTTGCGGGAGGCACGAGAAGACTACCCCGATGATCAAGGTGTGCagttggcggcgctggcactgGGGCTGGGCATGActgaagaggcggaggagctaCTGCGCAAGTCGAAGCGCTATGATCTGATGACCGATGTGTACATGGCGTGGGGCAAGTTTGAACACGCCCAGCGTCACACCGAGCGCTTCGACCGCGTCCGCATTCGCCCGGTAGCGTACAAGTACGCACAATTTATGGAGAGCCTGCAGAACATGGATGCCGCCATTATGTGGTACTACAACGCCAAGTGCGCCGGCACTGATGTGCCACGCATCTTCTTCCAGACAAACCGCATGCACGAGCTCCGCCAGCTGATGGTGACACAAAGCCAACCGCTATCGCCGTCGGCCAGCACCAACGGGTCGACGGAGCAGTCGCTGCATGACGAGCGGCAGTCCGTCTTTGCCGCCATCTTCCCACAAAACCGTGACTTGTTGCTGTGGTGGGCGCAGCACAGCGAGCGGCGCCGTAatgtgcaggaggcgctgcgcttTTACCACGCCGGCGAGGACGTGTACAACATTGTTCGAATTCTGTGCTTACTGACACCACCAAAGCTGGACAGTGCAGTTCAACTGGTGAGTAAGGAGATTGACAAGGCGAGGACACgcttccagcagcagcaggccttcgccgccgcaccggctCGCCTCGGAGACAATGAGCAAGGAGAGCCTGATCCAGTGGGTGCCGCGTACTTTGTGGGGCAGCTGTACGAGCGACAGGGCGACGGGACGCGGGCGCTGCAGTACTACCAGGCTGCCGGCGCATACCGTAGTGGTGTTCGCGTCGCGTGGCAAGCGGGGCAATATGGCGTCGTAGTGAATCTGGCGATGAAGAGCTCTGACGAGCGACTAATGCTGgagatggcgatggcgctggAGAGGCAGCAGGCGTACGACAAGGCAGTGCAGCTGTACCGCCGCATCGGCGCCGTGCAGTGTGCCCTCGACGCCTGTGTGCGGGGCGGTCTGTACGAGACCCTGCACGAGGTGAGCACCGACTTTGCCAGCGGGTCCACCGATCCGGCCGTCTTCCTTGGCATGGCGGACCATTTCCAGAGCGAGGGTGACTACCAGAAGGCGGTGGAGATGCTCCTCTTTGCGAAGCATTACGATGAGGCGCTAAAGCTTTGCGAGACGCGTAGCGTCACCCTGACGGAGGAGATGGCAGAGTCTATGACGAGCGACGTTGGCAAGCTGTCcatggaagagaggcaggcgCTACTACGGAAGGTGGCACACATCGCCAAGGATCAGGGCAGCTGGTCCTTGGCGTGCAAGAGGTACACCCAGGCTGGCGATCGTGTCAAGGCAATGAAGATGCTCATGCGTGGGGGTGAGACGGAGAAGGTCATCTTCTTCGCAAACCATTCACGCAACACGGAAATCTACACCATGGCGGCGAACTTCCTGCAATCACAGGGCTGGAGTACTGACGCAAACATTTACAAGAGCATCATTCTCTTCTACACAAAGGCAAAGGCGTGGATGAGTCTGCTCGTCTTCTACGAGTcgtgcgcgcagctgcaaaTCGATGAGAACCGAAACTACcccgaggcgctgcgtgcgctggaAGACTGCATCAGCATGGTTGAAGGCGGGCCAGCAGGCAAGGCAAGCATTGGCAACgagaaggtggagcagctgaagcggCGTGCCGAGGTACTGAAGACGTTCGTGAAGGCGCAGAAGACGGTTGACTCGATGGTAGCTGCCGACCGTGGCTCTGTCgcggagaaggcaaaggcgGAGAGCGTCATTGCCTCTTGCTCTGACATCATCAAACGCAGCCGTCCTGCCAGCCAGGATCACCAGCTCATACACGACGCCCTCCGCATTGGTGACGTGTTTGCCCTCATGGTGCGATTTTACTTTGACAAGCTCGGTGAACCGAACAACGCATTGAAGGTGATGGAAAGTATGCCCAAACACGGCACCGATCCACAGCTCTTCATCGAGATGGACTACATGGAGAGGGTCTGCCAGGCCAACGGCAAGTCGCTTGCTAATGTGCTGCCTGGCATGATGGCGGGCGGCACTCATGGGGCGGGGTGGGAAGGGGATCGCAATATGGGCACCGACACACGACGATCCAGTGTGATAGATGAAGTGGACCGGGCTGCTTAG
- a CDS encoding hypothetical protein (TriTrypDB/GeneDB-style sysID: LpmP.32.0330) yields the protein MSAPPSSLISFPISLAPSLSACLYFMTARRLLAVVAAAFFFSLCPICEISDENDALLPPSAGLRGGMSLTWQRRPFFPPQRAAAMDPAMQEESPMHLDLLQGALPSASAEQKAEAADGGPTCESASQRATIPLKRAVTSTTWAAVCPSLAMLGSVGDMEFTVGGSLLPPHLLVHPQGFRILKNASVLERNMRSYFRLPQPPNAATREERRRLRRILERIEGEEVQRKARVTGNQDGVVLDGFLVLSACEAEEPDEVTQVTLQSSQLSSSVAGDLQYFTHLTSLNLSDNRLRLGHVLPFPGLKDVHLMCNGIASLEEVPQLSSSSLATITALNLAYNHIPANHLSYLKAFDALQQLDLSHNGLRALPRDLSGLAHLTHFALESNELSSSDVFYALSTMPALVEVNLARNRLSSIPPLSAGSCDGNSALRCAPFPFLQVMNLTGNRFQRVEALRPLAALHRTLRRLAVGENLLLNRQPYQKAEVQRVLDEAVVDAYYAALLPPQTDSSDPSVPPEMMNTWHCQTWTRYIPQPQGEADISEMDVVEAALIDPSSLRDTTASAPAAVASNILEADSGGLVSENTHHQDGVSPPLPTVAEYLRRYRIHVQTPRATPPALPKQPTRYFYSSTFRQSEQRTHGVMPLVTLPPYSEFMDVYRVLGRRRPAAQGRGGGVARSAAVRRAEAQRVFPPQPMCLPMLPHVPIPPRTEATVSSQQVGDEEGDEEPESAQRGRGFFLTGLDDAAMRSLRDVPRDRKATAAPPPVETQLELTNKLASVAAGTADELLPRTRLPRSVVSPAATNVHAAISELRVMLRKPLPSLPYDSSRTKLTTR from the coding sequence ATGTCTGCACCTCCGTCCTCCCTCATCTCCTTCCCCATCAGCCTcgcgccctccctctctgcgtgtctctATTTCATGACCGCGCGGCGCCTACTAGCCGTGGTGGCCGccgcgttttttttttctctgtgcccCATTTGTGAAATCAGCGACGAAAACGACGCCCTTTTGCCTCCCTCGGCAGGCCTGCGCGGCGGCATGTCTCTGACGTGGCAGAGACGACCGTTCTTTCCACCCCAGCGCGCAGCGGCCATGGACCCTGCGATGCAGGAGGAGTCTCCTATGCATCTCGATCTACTTCAAggcgcgctgccgtctgcCTCAGCCGAGCaaaaggcagaggcagcCGACGGCGGGCCAACATGTGAGTCTGCGTCGCAGCGTGCCACGATACCGCTCAAACGTGCTGTGACGTCTACTACCTGGGCAGCGGTGTGCCCGTCTCTCGCGATGCTAGGCAGCGTTGGCGACATGGAGTTCACTGTCGgcggctcgctgctgccaccgcacctcctcgtccacccGCAGGGCTTCCGCATCCTGAAAAATGCCAGCGTCCTGGAGCGTAACATGCGCAGCTACTTCCGACTTCCTCAGCCGCCTAACGCTGCCACACGCGAGGAGCGACGCCGACTTCGCCGTATCCTCGAGCGCATCGAGGGcgaagaggtgcagcggaAGGCACGGGTGACAGGCAACCAGGATGGCGTCGTATTGGACGGTTTTCTTGTGCTGAGCGCGTGCGAAGCCGAAGAGCCGGATGAAGTGACACAGGTGACGCTGCAATCCTCACAGCTGTCGAGTAGCGTTGCGGGGGACTTGCAGTACTTTACGCACCTCACTTCGCTGAACTTGAGCGACAACCGCTTGCGCCTGGGTCATGTGCTCCCGTTTCCCGGATTAAAGGATGTTCACCTCATGTGCAACGGAATTGCTTCTTTGGAAGAGGTGCCGCAGTTAAGCAGTTCCTCACTTGCTACCATTACAGCGCTGAACCTTGCCTATAACCATATTCCCGCAAATCACCTAAGTTACTTGAAGGCGTTTGATgccttgcagcagctggaccTCAGCCATAATGGCCTGCGCGCGTTGCCAAGAGACTTGTCGGGTCTGGCACACCTTACACACTTCGCGCTGGAGTCAAACGAGCTGTCTTCATCAGATGTGTTCTACGCATTGAGCACCATGCCGGCGCTCGTTGAGGTGAACCTTGCGCGGAATCGGCTCTCCTCTATACCCCCGTTGAGTGCCGGCTCGTGCGATGGCAACAGTGCCCTGCGCTGTGCTCCCTTTCCATTCCTGCAAGTGATGAACCTGACAGGGAATCGTTTCCAGCGCGTCGAGGCCCTCCGACCCTTGGCCGCACTACACCggacgctgcgccgcctcgctgtTGGCGAGAATCTCCTGCTGAACCGCCAACCGTATCAGAAGGCTGAGGTACAGCGTGTGCTAGACGAGGCTGTTGTGGACGCGTACTACGCGGCGCTTCTTCCACCCCAGACGGACAGCAGTGATCCCAGTGTGCCGCCGGAGATGATGAACACGTGGCACTGTCAGACCTGGACGCGCTACATCCCTCAGCCGCAGGGCGAGGCGGACATATCCGAGATGgacgtggtggaggcggcactgATCGACCCCTCTTCGTTGCGCGataccaccgcctccgcacCCGCGGCTGTGGCGTCGAACATACTCGAGGCCGATTCAGGCGGCCTAGTGAGCGAAAATACACATCATCAAGATGGCgtctcgccaccgctgccgaccGTGGCGGAGTATCTCCGCCGCTACCGAATCCACGTTCAAACGCCGAGAGCTACTCCACCAGCCCTGCCGAAGCAGCCAACGCGCTACTTCTACTCCTCGACATTTCGACAATCTGAACAGAGGACGCACGGCGTGATGCCGCTTGTGACGCTACCCCCGTACAGCGAGTTCATGGACGTCTACCGTGTGCTTGGCCGGCGTCGTCCGGCGGCACaaggccgaggcggcggcgttgcgcgGTCAGCTGCAGTACGACgagcggaggcgcagcgggtgTTCCCACCGCAGCCAATGTGTTTACCCATGCTGCCTCACGTTCCCATCCCACCCCGCACGGAGGCCACGGTCTCATCGCAGCAGGtgggcgacgaggagggggatgagGAGCCGGAGAGCGCGCAGAGGGGCAGGGGTTTTTTCTTGACCGGCCTGGACGACGCAGCAATGCGGTCGCTAAGGGACGTCCCCAGAGACCGAAAGgcgaccgcggcgccgccacctgtGGAGACGCAACTAGAGTTGACCAACAAGCTGGCGTCTGTGGCGGCTGGCACCGCTGACGAGCTGCTCCCACGCACTCGTCTTCCCCGGTCGGTGGTATCTCCTGCTGCAACGAACGTGCACGCCGCCATCTCTGAATTGCGGGTCATGCTACGCAAGCCCTTACCCTCTCTGCCGTACGACTCATCGCGCACCAAGCTTACCACCAGGTGA
- a CDS encoding uracil-DNA glycosylase-like protein, putative (TriTrypDB/GeneDB-style sysID: LpmP.32.0350), which translates to MPLFVCSRLSLVMAFSGVQGAKGASRASAKRQIAAKGIAAARRVKGVTAASPSNTAAKLASAMSTKSTSVVVEDHPIGPVVHTDSRVLLCGTFPPVRRNIHFYYPNPNNDMWKVLGLVFFDDADAFYTLAGCTSPLLSSSSKPLGGLAVTRALDEARILHFADSQPVGFFDACRRVRRRLGTSADENIEALERTDVVRDVLLHTPHCAAIIATSTLALTLLLDDLSAHGTFRTSGEAPMEAVLKTRQGKPKYNIPPVGGKLKWVPSEACIFRSAVWIYRGPSTSRALPLSLEEKTEHYRRAIAMHLLLPLASAPASVADT; encoded by the coding sequence ATGCCGCTTTTTGTCTGTTCTCGGCTTTCTCTCGTTATGGCGTTTTCAGGAGTGCAAGGTGCCAAGGGGGCTTCCCGCGCATCAGCGAAGCGTCAGATCGCGGCGAAGGGCatagcggcggcgcggcgtgtTAAAGGTGTTactgccgcctctccctcaaACACTGCAGCCAAGCTGGCTTCCGCCATGTCTACCAAATCAACGTCAGTGGTGGTCGAAGATCACCCTATTGGTCCAGTTGTACACACTGACAGTCGCGTGCTACTTTGCGGGACCTTTCCTCCGGTTAGGAGGAACATCCACTTCTACTACCCGAACCCTAACAACGACATGTGGAAGGTGCTTGGATTGGTTTTCTTTGATGATGCTGATGCTTTTTACACTCTTGCTGGTTGCACTTCCCCGCTACTGTCATCGTCGTCTAAGCCATTGGGTGGCCTTGCCGTCACTCGGGCACTGGATGAGGCGCGTATCTTGCACTTTGCTGACTCTCAGCCTGTCGGCTTCTTCGATGCCTGCCGACGAGTTCGCCGTCGCCTCGGCACCTCTGCAGATGAAAACATCGAGGCGCTCGAGCGCACGGATGTGGTGAGGGACGTCCTCTTGCACACCCCTCACTGTGCAGCCATCATCGCAACCAGCACGCTGGCCCTCACGTTGCTCCTAGACGATCTGTCAGCTCACGGAACATTTCGTACGAGCGGTGAGGCACCCATGGAGGCTGTCCTCAAGACGCGGCAGGGCAAGCCCAAGTACAATATTCCACCTGTAGGGGGAAAGCTGAAGTGGGTGCCGAGTGAGGCGTGCATCTTCCGCAGTGCTGTCTGGATTTACCGAGGGCCGTCGACTTCACGGGCACTGCCGCTCAGTCTTGAGGAGAAGACGGAACACTACCGCCGTGCAATTGCCATGCACCTACTCCTTCCGCTGGCGAGCGCACCTGCATCTGTGGCGGATACTTAG